In one Flavobacteriales bacterium genomic region, the following are encoded:
- a CDS encoding transglycosylase domain-containing protein: MSARKPAARRSPSAKGKRGRKGGSGRMLLKWALIGLAAALIAFFSLLQAVRMGAFGALPTEQELGSIRSEEATLILAEDGTLIGKLFAKDRTNVRYKDLPQHLIDALVSTEDARFFQHAGVDGRSYIRVFFRTLLGRDRSGGGGSTISQQIVKNLYGRSDHGPLTIPVNKMKEALVAQRLERALSKNDVLVLYFNSVPFGENTYGIESAAQRFFNKPARRLDVLESAVLVGMLKANTTYNPRLHPARSKGRRDQVLELMHERGHLSRAKTDSLRQRPLRLDYTGGDALDLYGYFNHQVEQEARAILREAEKRTGQRHDLEKDGLRITTTLDAGLQRMAADAAHDHLAVMQPKLDRELRARKARAAWERGTPHRRSARWKADPMSAGELYDHGGRRLDSLSHRDSLWHYHRLLHGAVLIMDPGSGAVRAWVGGNDHRYLPFDLVKARRSAASTIKPFVYAAALERGLQPCDYLDNSRRTYGAYDDWAPDNFDRDTTEGEVALWHALARSLNRPTVDLYFRVGVDTLRTVLGAMGLPTKDADKPAMALGATSVALHELVPAYGSFAQGGNRMPARLITRITDAQGKVLYKAKSGRPVRTVSTETAAGITAMLQRAVNEGTGSALRTRYGLSGAYAGKTGTSQDYSDAWFVAYTPSLVIGTWVGAHDPSVHFSSNLGTGGQLALPIAGRVLRAIESDPKRRKRYISAFGWLTEHPISMDCAPVREPNLLQRLFRRHDQREEPADQGERKPGLLERLFKKRKDG; this comes from the coding sequence CGCTCATCCTCGCTGAGGACGGCACGCTCATCGGCAAGCTCTTCGCCAAGGACCGCACCAACGTGCGTTACAAGGACCTGCCGCAGCACCTCATCGATGCCCTGGTCTCCACCGAGGACGCACGCTTCTTCCAGCACGCCGGGGTGGACGGCCGCAGCTACATCCGCGTGTTCTTCCGCACGCTCCTGGGGCGCGATCGCAGCGGCGGCGGCGGCAGCACCATCTCCCAGCAGATCGTCAAGAACCTCTACGGCCGCAGCGACCACGGGCCGCTCACCATCCCGGTGAACAAGATGAAGGAGGCGCTGGTGGCGCAGCGCCTGGAGCGCGCCCTGAGCAAGAACGATGTGCTGGTGCTCTACTTCAACTCCGTGCCCTTCGGCGAGAACACCTATGGCATCGAGAGCGCCGCGCAGCGCTTCTTCAACAAGCCCGCCCGCCGGCTCGACGTGCTCGAGAGCGCTGTGCTCGTGGGCATGCTGAAGGCGAACACCACCTACAATCCGCGGCTGCACCCCGCACGCTCCAAGGGGCGCCGCGACCAGGTGCTGGAGCTGATGCATGAGCGCGGCCACCTGTCGCGCGCGAAGACCGACAGCCTGCGCCAGCGGCCCCTTCGCCTGGACTACACCGGTGGCGACGCGCTCGACCTCTATGGCTACTTCAACCACCAGGTGGAGCAGGAGGCGCGCGCCATCCTGCGCGAGGCGGAAAAGCGCACCGGCCAGCGCCACGACCTGGAGAAGGACGGCCTGCGCATCACCACCACGCTCGATGCCGGGCTGCAGCGCATGGCCGCCGATGCCGCGCACGACCACCTGGCCGTCATGCAGCCGAAGCTGGACCGCGAGCTGCGCGCACGCAAGGCCCGCGCGGCCTGGGAGCGCGGCACCCCGCACCGGCGCTCGGCGCGGTGGAAGGCCGACCCGATGAGCGCCGGGGAGCTCTACGACCATGGCGGCCGCCGCTTGGATTCCCTGAGCCACCGCGACAGCCTCTGGCACTACCACCGCCTGCTGCACGGGGCCGTACTCATCATGGACCCGGGCAGCGGCGCCGTCCGCGCCTGGGTGGGCGGCAACGACCACCGCTACCTCCCCTTCGACCTGGTGAAGGCGCGCCGCTCCGCTGCGAGCACCATCAAGCCCTTCGTGTATGCCGCGGCGCTGGAGCGCGGCCTGCAGCCCTGCGATTACCTCGACAACTCGCGCAGGACCTACGGGGCCTACGACGATTGGGCACCCGACAACTTCGACCGCGACACCACCGAAGGCGAGGTGGCCCTCTGGCACGCCCTCGCGCGCAGCCTGAACCGCCCCACCGTGGACCTCTACTTCCGCGTGGGCGTGGACACCCTGCGCACCGTGCTCGGCGCCATGGGGCTTCCCACCAAGGATGCGGACAAGCCGGCCATGGCGCTGGGCGCCACCAGCGTGGCCCTGCACGAGCTGGTGCCTGCCTACGGCAGCTTCGCCCAAGGAGGCAATCGGATGCCTGCTCGGCTCATCACCCGCATCACCGATGCGCAGGGGAAGGTGCTCTACAAGGCCAAATCCGGCCGCCCGGTGCGCACCGTTAGCACGGAAACGGCCGCGGGCATCACCGCCATGCTGCAGCGCGCCGTCAACGAGGGCACCGGCTCCGCGCTGCGCACACGTTACGGGCTCAGCGGCGCCTACGCCGGCAAGACGGGCACTTCGCAGGACTACAGCGATGCCTGGTTCGTGGCGTACACCCCCAGCCTCGTCATCGGCACCTGGGTGGGCGCGCACGACCCTTCCGTGCACTTCAGCAGCAACCTGGGCACCGGCGGCCAGCTGGCATTGCCCATCGCCGGGCGCGTGCTCCGCGCCATCGAGAGCGACCCCAAGCGCCGCAAGCGCTACATCAGCGCTTTCGGTTGGCTCACCGAGCACCCCATCAGCATGGACTGCGCGCCGGTGCGTGAGCCCAATCTGCTGCAGCGCCTCTTCAGGCGGCACGACCAGCGCGAAGAGCCTGCCGATCAGGGCGAGCGCAAACCCGGCCTGCTCGAGCGGCTATTCAAGAAGCGGAAGGACGGCTAA
- a CDS encoding acyltransferase, whose amino-acid sequence MLRVFGLDLMRATAILLVVFWHSADVLRAAVPGIALPPHIDGVDLFFVLSGYLIGGILLRNAAMDGAPWHLRLLDFWQRRWLRTLPNYYLFLAVNIMLVLAGFSGGIINHNTWIYAVFLQNLYKPVDLFFWESWSLVVEEWFYLLFPLLLFGIAALGVASARRAYLVLALLFIALPMAARWALAPEAPSLWHLEQGLRKLVITRLDSIGWGILAAWLRIRYPVAWGTARWPLLAIGLLGMLGCAMAYGAEHLRFSGTHYFTLNAVAMTLLLPALSAWSAAPRWGRAITFISLISYALYLVHQPVRYVFNRWFALEREAGLLLPLLVYWAVCIALSWFVWRYWERRFMALRDGIGERLLRAG is encoded by the coding sequence ATGCTCCGCGTCTTCGGCCTCGACCTCATGCGCGCCACGGCGATCCTGCTGGTGGTGTTCTGGCACAGCGCCGATGTGCTGCGGGCGGCCGTTCCGGGCATTGCGCTGCCGCCTCACATCGATGGGGTGGACCTTTTCTTCGTGCTCAGCGGTTACCTGATCGGCGGCATCCTGCTGCGCAACGCAGCCATGGATGGGGCGCCGTGGCACCTCCGCCTGCTCGACTTCTGGCAGCGCCGATGGCTGCGCACATTGCCCAACTACTACCTCTTCCTGGCGGTGAACATCATGTTGGTCCTCGCTGGCTTCTCCGGCGGCATCATCAATCACAATACGTGGATCTACGCGGTCTTCCTGCAGAACCTCTATAAGCCGGTGGACCTCTTCTTCTGGGAGTCGTGGTCGCTGGTGGTGGAGGAGTGGTTCTACCTGCTGTTCCCGTTGCTGCTGTTCGGGATAGCGGCCCTGGGCGTGGCCTCGGCACGCCGGGCTTATCTGGTGCTGGCACTGCTCTTCATCGCGCTGCCCATGGCCGCCCGCTGGGCACTGGCGCCTGAGGCGCCTTCGCTTTGGCACCTGGAGCAGGGGCTGCGCAAGCTCGTTATCACGCGGCTCGACAGCATCGGATGGGGTATCCTCGCGGCGTGGCTGCGCATCAGGTATCCCGTGGCTTGGGGCACGGCGCGGTGGCCGTTGCTCGCGATCGGCCTGCTGGGCATGCTGGGCTGCGCCATGGCCTATGGCGCGGAGCACCTGCGCTTCAGCGGCACGCACTACTTCACGCTGAACGCGGTAGCCATGACATTGCTGCTGCCGGCCCTTTCCGCCTGGTCCGCGGCGCCGCGCTGGGGCCGCGCCATCACCTTCATCAGCCTGATCAGCTATGCGCTCTACCTGGTGCACCAGCCGGTGCGCTACGTCTTCAATCGCTGGTTCGCCTTGGAGCGCGAGGCCGGGTTGCTGCTGCCGCTGCTGGTCTACTGGGCGGTGTGCATCGCGCTTAGCTGGTTCGTGTGGCGCTACTGGGAGCGGCGCTTCATGGCCCTGCGCGATGGCATCGGCGAGCGCCTCCTGCGGGCGGGTTAG